The Sulfolobales archaeon genome includes the window GAGATAGGGGAACATGTGAATCTCAGGTTCCTCTAGTAACACTATATCTGGGAGTAGCCTTGGGATATCCTCTGGTGGTTTCACGTTGAGGGAGATGAGTGTGATCAGATACTGTAGGATTCCCTCTGAGATAAGCTCCAATGGGATGGACACGGTTATACGTTCACCTGACTCCCCGATCCTCCTAATCAATGATATCACCCTAAGTGGAGGGCCTCCAGGTGATGGAGTTAAAGTTAGAACTACATCATCACATCCCACCAGCCCGGTTAAAACGGATACCACTATGTCCGCTATCTCCTTGTTATACTGGAATAATGTGACTAGGTTATCACCGTGTGGGGGGAGGAGGGTGCTTTTAACTATACTATCATAGAGTTCTCCGCTTCTCTCTTGGATTCTCTCGATTACAAAACCTCTACTAACACCAGCTCTGAATCTTAGAGCTCCCAGCCTACTAAGCTCATAGGCTCTGGTGAACCTATAGAATCTAACTCTCAGCAGGGAATATAGAATACTGCTGTCAGCGGCTTGTATACTCCAACCTGTGGGATATCCTTGATAGTTATAGTTTATACTGAAGGGTGTAGCTTCATCCCTTTTAACTAGGACATCGAGACGGTCTGGGTTAAACTTAAGCTCTACAGTTAGACGTGATCTCCCAGCATCAATCTCTATAAGTGACTGGGGCTCCACCATCATATAGCTTAGTGATGATAAGGAGCTCCACCTAAAGTAGCTACTCGGGTCACCACCATAGGCGAGATACGTTAGAAACCCTAGAGCCTCCAGAGTATTAGATTTACCCGAGCCCGGCGGGCCTACAAGTAATGTTACAGGCTTAATATCGAGCTGAGCCTCCCTAATAGACTTAAAGCTTCTAACATGTAGCTTAAACTCCAATACCATCACCAATAAGGTATCCGATTAATTTAGATAGATGCGAGCCTTTTAACACTTAATATATACGGGTCATCAGGAATAGCTTGAGAACTCGCTTCTCTAGAAGCCTTCTCACTCTTTTCCAGTTCCTCTCCTTAGTACAGTAGTAATAGAGGGTTGGTATCGATTACTAACTTACTTGGTGAGTTTGAGGATCCTCTCACTCTCAGCTCTATCTTCCTCCTCCCTTAGCTTTAATAGTTGTTCTACGCTTCCCCTTAGAGCTATACTATCAATTAGCTCGAGTAATGTTTGACGTTTTCTAAGTATGATGCTCCTCACTTCCACGATAAGCTCTAGCTCATCACCCACATTGATACCAAGCATATCCCTAACCTCCTCTGGTATTGTTATTGTAAACCCACTACCTACTTTGACTCTAAAGGGAGCCCCACCCCTCACACACCCCTAGCATGGTTATGGTGATCCCAGTCATCTATAACCTCATCATGGGACCACCTATAGTATTAAACACAGTATAATGTTTAGAGTATCACCGTTGCCCTTAAACTCTAAAGTGTAACCCTTAGACTTGAGCTCGTGAGCTCCAAGTAACCCTCTAAACCCCTCGCTCATAGTAGCCGGGCTAGGGTTCAAAGCCTTAAAAACTATGATATCCTCTACTAAGCTGGGTGGGGGATAATGAGTCATATTTGGGCTAGAGCTAGGATTGGTGATCCTGAGAAGCTGAAGGTTGTTGATGTTGATGCACTAGTTGATACAGGAGCTACTCTAACTGTTATACCGCGTTGGCTAGCTGAAAAGCTAGGGTTGAGGGTAACCGGTAGGGTAGCCGTAGTGACAGCTGGTGGTAGGATGGAGTTGGAGAGGACAAGGATCTGGATTGAGCTTGAGGGTAGAGAGGATATAGTGCC containing:
- a CDS encoding aspartyl protease family protein codes for the protein MSHIWARARIGDPEKLKVVDVDALVDTGATLTVIPRWLAEKLGLRVTGRVAVVTAGGRMELERTRIWIELEGREDIVPAVISDIIDKVLIGVTALETLGLQVDPVTGKLKEWPILLY
- a CDS encoding AAA family ATPase, with amino-acid sequence MEFKLHVRSFKSIREAQLDIKPVTLLVGPPGSGKSNTLEALGFLTYLAYGGDPSSYFRWSSLSSLSYMMVEPQSLIEIDAGRSRLTVELKFNPDRLDVLVKRDEATPFSINYNYQGYPTGWSIQAADSSILYSLLRVRFYRFTRAYELSRLGALRFRAGVSRGFVIERIQERSGELYDSIVKSTLLPPHGDNLVTLFQYNKEIADIVVSVLTGLVGCDDVVLTLTPSPGGPPLRVISLIRRIGESGERITVSIPLELISEGILQYLITLISLNVKPPEDIPRLLPDIVLLEEPEIHMFPYLIDNMVKDLLRAAEDGVYTVISTHNPYLLVRSIEKIPEDKLAVYYTYHSKARESTSYIKLLHEDLEEMLEEEYASLYTIEDLLEKRGVRFD
- a CDS encoding AbrB/MazE/SpoVT family DNA-binding domain-containing protein codes for the protein MRGGAPFRVKVGSGFTITIPEEVRDMLGINVGDELELIVEVRSIILRKRQTLLELIDSIALRGSVEQLLKLREEEDRAESERILKLTK